One window from the genome of Coturnix japonica isolate 7356 chromosome 21, Coturnix japonica 2.1, whole genome shotgun sequence encodes:
- the MRPL20 gene encoding 39S ribosomal protein L20, mitochondrial gives MVQLSVPLWLRSRLTDRFWRVQEVLKYARHFRGRKNRCYKLAVRNVQRAFVKSTKARKQKKRFLRALWITRIEAASLEHGLKYSAFISNLFKTQVELNRKMIADLAIYEPKTFKSLAALAQRRRQEGFLAALGDGKEPEGIFSRIVHHY, from the exons ATGGTGCAGCTTAGCGTACCGCTGTGGCTGCGCAGCCGCCTGACCGATCGCTTCTGGAGGGTGCAGGAGGTGCTCAAGTATGCCCGG cattttcGTGGAAGGAAGAACCGCTGCTATAAGTTGGCTGTACGAAATGTTCAGAGAGCTTTTGTGAAGTCAACAAAGGccaggaagcagaagaaaaggttcCTAAGAGCG CTCTGGATCACCAGGATCGAAGCAGCTTCTCTTGAACATGGTTTGAAGTACTCAGCTTTCATAAGCAATCTGTTTAAG ACCCAGGTGGAGCTGAACAGGAAGATGATCGCGGATTTGGCCATTTATGAACCAAAGACATTCAAGTCTCTGGCTGCTTTAGCCcagaggaggaggcaggaaggTTTCCTTGCAGCCCTGGGAGACGGGAAGGAACCAGAGGGGATATTCTCCCGTATTGTACACCACTATTGA
- the TMEM88B gene encoding transmembrane protein 88B yields the protein MADQETEDLASESLLAKSKMHPSLPPYDMDDQLLPREPRSTCGCWAWALLVATMNLLVFFINLLLMLVIFTIVLLPTIVVVYFGFQCHSQVLHSTARYCRTILDDNSSSALIILGFVIMSPLIVVAMATYCSLARRLRLLMCFQPCSRALYKGVKWRWYEEGGLCGCARGCSPHVKAWV from the exons ATGGCCGACCAGGAGACCGAGGACTTAGCATCAGAAAGCCTCTTAGCCAAGTCTAAGATGCATCCCAGCCTCCCACCGTACGACATGGATGACCAGCTCCTTCCCAGGGAGCCACGGAGCACCTGCGGCTGCTGGGCATGGGCTCTGCTGGTAGCCACCATGAACCTCTTAGTCTTTTTCATCAACTTGCTCCTGATGCTTGTTATCTTCACCATCGTGTTGCTTCCCACCATTGTGGTGGTTTACTTTGGCTTCCAATGCCACTCTCAG GTGCTGCACTCCACCGCCCGCTACTGCAGAACCATCCTGGATGACAACAGCTCCTCAGCCCTCATCATCCTGGGCTTCGTCATCATGTCACCCCTCATCGTGGTGGCCATGGCCACCTACTGCAGCCTGGCCAGGCGCCTCCGACTCCTCATGTGCTTCCAGCCGTGCAGCCGGGCCCTGTACAAGGGAGTGAAGTGGCGCTGGTATGAGGAGGGTGGTCTGTGTGGCTGTgccaggggctgcagcccccatgTCAAGGCTTGGGTCTGA